One window of Pelmatolapia mariae isolate MD_Pm_ZW linkage group LG18, Pm_UMD_F_2, whole genome shotgun sequence genomic DNA carries:
- the LOC134617556 gene encoding zinc finger protein 239-like, which produces MCSVVGCDSWRHNVQRFRLPEDPERRLEWVLFLFEVNKQRLKESSWTDITICSEHFTDDCFVSLALSGSVQLKPGAVPSLWVNTEPEEPVESPQDEEPVTTTDADSQCDDLELCKSSTCSPEITECPLTDALTPETPDTDSNQELPALQNDKYMSALRDDSAGAATLSEAVTFSDEKSDPSDDEEEGNRGGMSSDGDWNPTEELLVADELTKESEEETEDEGEEEDFESPGGLEINELCTECGRFFLILKPHTCEHKIKPYSCNICGKRCVSEIALRNHSKIHDETYEHPCKYCYVTFKTRADKFRHELTHQDKKDPFKCPDCPKTFATSKERRSHLAKHRVSREFKCGVCGIEFKDIHHLRRHSVVHTGLKPYKCSVCQRGFNQTSHLKSHMRLHTGERPYKCQLCDKCFNHNVSLKSHVQRCHTSSSGLQQMDKRANDAKGNKNKRDVNSEYDSVKVKQKVQKERSMKPKSKRRSTGRPRGRPRRRAAGEIKGQRSKAKTPKSKVQKLKKTGSGDEESEDKQSGSDLSFDSTEEEEEEEEEEEETLGRRPNGDSDSDFDPEVEAKKKRCSSQKTVKKRRERSKKGLVV; this is translated from the exons ATGTGCTCCGTCGTTGGTTGTGATTCGTGGCGACACAATGTGCAGCGGTTCAGGCTACCAGAGGACCCGGAGAGGAGACTGGAGTGGGTCCTGTTTCTGTTCGAAGTCAACAAGCAGCGACTTAAAGAATCGTCCTGGACTGATATCACTATTTGCAGTGAACACTTCACAGATGACTGCTTCGTGAGCTTGGCTCTGAGTGGCTCGGTGCAGCTGAAGCCCGGTGCTGTCCCCTCACTGTGGGTCAACACAGAGCCAGAGGAACCCGTGGAGAGCCCACAGGATGAG GAACCTGTTACAACCACAGATGCAGATAGTCAATGTGATGACCTAGAATTATGTAAGAGCTCTACTTGTTCCCCTGAAATAACAGAATGCCCCTTGACAG ATGCTCTCACTCCTGAAACTCCAGACACAGATTCGAACCAGGAATT GCCTGCACTTCAGAACGACAAATACATG TCAGCGCTAAGAGACGACAGCGCCGGTGCTGCGACTTTGTCTGAGGCCGTCACTTTTAGCGATGAAAAAAGCGATCCTTCAGACGACGAAGAAGAAGGCAATAGAGGTGGGATGAGTTCAGATGGGGACTGGAATCCCACGGAGGAACTTTTGGTGGCTGACGAGCTCACAAAGGAGTCTGAGGAGGAAACTGAGGATGAAGGCGAAGAGGAAGATTTTGAATCCCCGGGTGGCCTCGAAATTAATGAGCTGTGCACAGAGTGCGGACGTTTTTTCCTCATCCTGAAGCCTCACACATGCGAGCACAAAATAAAACCCTACTCCTGCAATATCTGCGGGAAAAGGTGCGTTTCTGAGATTGCTCTAAGAAATCATAGCAAAATCCACGATGAAACGTACGAGCATCCTTGCAAGTATTGCTATGTCACCTTCAAAACCAGGGCGGACAAATTTAGACACGAGCTGACCCACCAGGATAAAAAAGATCCCTTTAAATGTCCCGACTGTCCAAAGACATTCGCCACCAGTAAAGAACGCCGGAGCCACCTGGCAAAGCACAGAGTCTCGAGGGAGTTCAAATGTGGAGTCTGTGGGATTGAATTCAAGGACATACATCATCTCAGGAGGCACTCTGTTGTGCACACAGGGCTGAAACCGTACAAGTGTTCGGTGTGCCAGCGTGGCTTCAACCAGACGAGCCACCTGAAGTCCCACATGCGCCTGCACACCGGGGAGCGGCCGTACAAGTGTCAGCTCTGTGACAAGTGCTTCAACCACAACGTGAGCTTGAAAAGTCACGTCCAGCGTTGCCACACGTCCAGCTCTGGACTTCAGCAGATGGATAAAAGGGCAAATGATGCTAAGGGGAACAAGAACAAGAGAGACGTGAACTCTGAGTATGACAGTGTGAAAGTAAAACAGAAGGTTCAGAAGGAGAGATCAATGAAGCCGAAAAGTAAAAGGAGAAGCACGGGCAGGCCCAGAGGAAGGCCGAGGAGAAGAGCAGCAGGGGAAATTAAAGGCCAGCGTTCAAAGGCAAAAACGCCAAAATCAAAGGTGCAGAAGTTAAAGAAAACAGGCTCCGGTGATGAGGAGAGCGAGGACAAGCAGTCAGGTAGTGATTTATCCTTTGACTCgacagaagaggaggaagaagaagaagaggaggaggaggagacattGGGAAGGAGACCAAACGGTGACAGTGACTCTGATTTTGACCCAGAAGTAGAAGCAAAGAAGAAGAGGTGCAGCAGCCAGAAGACTGTTAAGAAACGGAGAGAAAGATCAAAGAAGGGCCTAGTGGTCTga